From Haemorhous mexicanus isolate bHaeMex1 chromosome 2, bHaeMex1.pri, whole genome shotgun sequence, the proteins below share one genomic window:
- the C1R gene encoding complement C1r subcomponent isoform X2 — protein sequence MMLSGQEMEMKTREMCFESVTGHSQHVPCLPWAFLFFGVIGSSPVPRGSPLFGEIRSPNYPKPYPNDNISSWDIEVPKGYVVKLTFKYFDLEPSESCFYDYVKIKADKKDLGRYCGRLGSTTGNHPGRKEFVSKGRRMHLEFHSDFSNEDNGTVIPYRGFLASYRAVDLDECDPNNAAENSERPQCQHFCHNYVGGYFCSCRIGYQLQSDHHSCKVECSSELFTEASGYLSSPEYPQPYPEYLQCNYSIRLQKGLSISLKFLEPFEIDDHQQVHCPYDQLKIQARGREIGEFCGREPPGVIETNSNEVDILFLTDDSGFSRGWKIHYTSEKMRCPQPVPRDQFTIIRDLQPVYQFQDYVVVSCKTGYELMEGDKKLVSFTAVCQADGTWHQPMPRCEVVNCGSPKNLTNGAFSYLKEPANNEYQSVISYRCNEPYYHIVTGTGGERFTCSSEGTWLDQDGQKRIPSCLPVCGKPVHPVVEVQRILGGKSAGRGNFPWQALTGINGRGGGALLGDRWILTAAHTIFPKGGVQNNVSLEQLADEADIFLGHTNVDELHKMGNHPVRRIFVHPDFNPKDEHNFNGDIALLELKNPVTLGPTRLPICLPDATNTSFYTHGHMGYVSGFGVDKNRISSNLKYVSLPAVAQEKCQSWLDSNNNGIPMVFSENMFCAGFLEGKKDTCQGDSGSVFTVLDRESGRWVATGIVSWGIGCGTGYGFYTKILNYLDWINGIVKEDRP from the exons ATGATGCTTTCGGGACAGGAGATGGAAATGAAGACACGGGAGATGTGCTTTGAAAGTGTCACAGGACACTCCCA GCATGTTCCTTGTCTCCCATGGGCCTTCCTCTTTTTCGGAGTGATTGGTTCCAGTCCAGTCCCAAGAGGTTCTCCTCTTTTTGGGGAGATCAGATCCCCCAATTATCCCAAGCCATATCCCAACGATAACATCAGCAGCTGGGATATAGAGGTTCCAAAGGGCTATGTGGTGAAACTGACCTTCAAATACTTTGACCTGGAGCCATCTGAGTCCTGCTTCTATGACTATGTTAAG ATCAAAGCAGACAAGAAGGACTTGGGCAGATATTGTGGCCGGCTTGGGTCAACCACAGGCAACCACCCGGGAAGAAAGGAGTTTGTATCTAAGGGGAGAAGGATGCACCTGGAATTTCACTCTGATTTCTCCAATGAAGACAATGGCACAGTGATTCCCTACAGGGGCTTCCTGGCGTCCTACAGAGCTGTAG ATCTGGATGAATGTGATCCTAACAATGCTGCTGAGAACAGTGAGAGGCCTCAGTGCCAGCACTTCTGTCACAACTATGTGGGTGGCTACTTCTGTTCTTGCCGGATTGGCTACCAGCTTCAGAGTGACCACCACTCCTGCAAAG TGGAGTGCAGCAGTGAATTGTTCACAGAGGCCTCTGGGTACCTGAGCAGCCCCGAGTACCCGCAGCCCTACCCCGAATACCTCCAGTGTAACTACAGCATCCGTCTGCAGAAGGGCCTGTCCATCTCCCTCAAGTTCTTGGAACCCTTTGAGATTGATGATCACCAGCAAGTCCACTGTCCTTACGACCAGCTCAAG ATCCAAGCCCGAGGGAGAGAGATTGGTGAATTCTGTGGCAGGGAACCACCTGGCGTCATTGAAACCAACAGCAATGAGGTGGACATACTCTTCCTCACCGATGACTCAGGGTTCAGCCGTGGCTGGAAGATCCACTACACCTCAGAGA AAATGCGGTGCCCACAGCCTGTCCCACGGGATCAGTTTACCATCATCAGAGACCTGCAGCCCGTGTACCAATTTCAGGACTATGTTGTTGTCAGCTGCAAGACTGGGTATGAGCTGATGGAG GGTGACAAAAAGCTGGTGTCCTTCACGGCTGTCTGCCAGGCTGATGGCACATGGCATCAACCCATGCCCCGCTGTGAAG TTGTGAACTGTGGCAGCCCCAAAAACCTGACCAATGGTGCATTCAGCTACCTTAAGGAGCCTGCAAACAATGAGTACCAGTCGGTGATCTCATACCGGTGCAATGAGCCCTATTATCACATCGTCACCGGCACTGGCGGCG AAAGATTCACCTGTTCTTCTGAGGGAACCTGGCTGGATCAAGATGGCCAGAAGAGAATTCCATCCTGCTTGCCAG TGTGTGGGAAGCCAGTCCATCCCGTTGTTGAAGTCCAGCGGATCTTGGGTGGCaaatcagcagggagaggcaaTTTTCCTTGGCAGGCTCTGACCGGCATCAATGGACGAGGGGGTGGTGCCCTCCTGGGCGATCGCTGGATCCTGACTGCTGCCCACACCATCTTCCCCAAAGGAGGAGTACAGAATAAtgtgagcctggagcagctggcagatgAGGCTGACATTTTCCTCGGCCACACCAATGTAGACGAGCTCCACAAGATGGGTAACCACCCTGTCCGTAGGATCTTTGTCCACCCGGATTTCAACCCTAAAGATGAGCACAACTTCAACGGGGACAtagccctgctggagctgaaaAACCCAGTAACTCTGGGCCCTACACGGCTGCCCATCTGTCTCCCAGATGCCACCAACACCTCGTTCTACACACACGGGCACATGGGCTACGTGAGCGGCTTTGGTGTGGATAAAAACCGCATCTCGAGCAATTTGAAGTACGTGAGCCTACCAGCAGTGGCCCAAGAGAAGTGTCAGAGTTGGCTAGACAGTAATAACAACGGTATCCCTATGGTTTTCTCTGAGAACATGTTCTGTGCTGGCTTCCTCGAAGGGAAGAAGGATACCTGCCAGGGGGATAGTGGGAGCGTCTTCACGGTGCTAGACAGGGAAAGTGGTCGCTGGGTGGCTACCGGCATAGTTTCATGGGGAATCGGCTGTGGCACGGGCTACGGCTTCTACACCAAGATCCTCAACTATCTGGACTGGATCAATGGGATAGTAAAGGAGGACAGGCCCTAG
- the C1R gene encoding complement C1r subcomponent isoform X1 — MIPVPTPQKSQKCSSAENSPGGLSRRTFSVGTNSEQLLDCRPSPRRDLRQSFSCLLGQKRSLGSDGQAEAPLGHPRLRVRGPGPGRSAAEGSRGGAGTDLVRRQAVRSPAFYSPLLPPSLPPPPPVPPAPAPRRPPLRAPPGCTGRGERTEMHVPCLPWAFLFFGVIGSSPVPRGSPLFGEIRSPNYPKPYPNDNISSWDIEVPKGYVVKLTFKYFDLEPSESCFYDYVKIKADKKDLGRYCGRLGSTTGNHPGRKEFVSKGRRMHLEFHSDFSNEDNGTVIPYRGFLASYRAVDLDECDPNNAAENSERPQCQHFCHNYVGGYFCSCRIGYQLQSDHHSCKVECSSELFTEASGYLSSPEYPQPYPEYLQCNYSIRLQKGLSISLKFLEPFEIDDHQQVHCPYDQLKIQARGREIGEFCGREPPGVIETNSNEVDILFLTDDSGFSRGWKIHYTSEKMRCPQPVPRDQFTIIRDLQPVYQFQDYVVVSCKTGYELMEGDKKLVSFTAVCQADGTWHQPMPRCEVVNCGSPKNLTNGAFSYLKEPANNEYQSVISYRCNEPYYHIVTGTGGERFTCSSEGTWLDQDGQKRIPSCLPVCGKPVHPVVEVQRILGGKSAGRGNFPWQALTGINGRGGGALLGDRWILTAAHTIFPKGGVQNNVSLEQLADEADIFLGHTNVDELHKMGNHPVRRIFVHPDFNPKDEHNFNGDIALLELKNPVTLGPTRLPICLPDATNTSFYTHGHMGYVSGFGVDKNRISSNLKYVSLPAVAQEKCQSWLDSNNNGIPMVFSENMFCAGFLEGKKDTCQGDSGSVFTVLDRESGRWVATGIVSWGIGCGTGYGFYTKILNYLDWINGIVKEDRP, encoded by the exons ATGATCCCAGTTCCCACCCCCCAGAAATCTCAGAAGTGCTCTTCAGCAG AAAACAGCCCGGGGGGACTTTCTAGGAGGACATTTTCGGTGGGAACAAACTCGGAACAGCTTCTGGATTGCAGACCAAGCCCTCGGAGGGATCTCAGGCAATCGTTTTCCTGCCTCCTGGGCCAGAAGAGGTCGCTCGGCTCTGATGGCCAGGCCGAGGCACCCCTGGGGCACCCCCGGCTCCGTGTTCGCGGACCGGGGCCGGGGCGCTCGGCAGCAGAGGGCAGCAGAGGCGGCGCTGGGACCGACCTGGTCCGGCGCCAGGCTGTTCGCAGTCCTGCTTTCTATTCCCCGCTCCTGCCTCCCtcgctccctcctcctccccccgtCCCGCCCGCCCCGGCTCCCCGCCGGCCGCCGCTCCGAGCTCCGCCGGGCTGCACGGGCAGGGGCGAGCGCACGGAGAT GCATGTTCCTTGTCTCCCATGGGCCTTCCTCTTTTTCGGAGTGATTGGTTCCAGTCCAGTCCCAAGAGGTTCTCCTCTTTTTGGGGAGATCAGATCCCCCAATTATCCCAAGCCATATCCCAACGATAACATCAGCAGCTGGGATATAGAGGTTCCAAAGGGCTATGTGGTGAAACTGACCTTCAAATACTTTGACCTGGAGCCATCTGAGTCCTGCTTCTATGACTATGTTAAG ATCAAAGCAGACAAGAAGGACTTGGGCAGATATTGTGGCCGGCTTGGGTCAACCACAGGCAACCACCCGGGAAGAAAGGAGTTTGTATCTAAGGGGAGAAGGATGCACCTGGAATTTCACTCTGATTTCTCCAATGAAGACAATGGCACAGTGATTCCCTACAGGGGCTTCCTGGCGTCCTACAGAGCTGTAG ATCTGGATGAATGTGATCCTAACAATGCTGCTGAGAACAGTGAGAGGCCTCAGTGCCAGCACTTCTGTCACAACTATGTGGGTGGCTACTTCTGTTCTTGCCGGATTGGCTACCAGCTTCAGAGTGACCACCACTCCTGCAAAG TGGAGTGCAGCAGTGAATTGTTCACAGAGGCCTCTGGGTACCTGAGCAGCCCCGAGTACCCGCAGCCCTACCCCGAATACCTCCAGTGTAACTACAGCATCCGTCTGCAGAAGGGCCTGTCCATCTCCCTCAAGTTCTTGGAACCCTTTGAGATTGATGATCACCAGCAAGTCCACTGTCCTTACGACCAGCTCAAG ATCCAAGCCCGAGGGAGAGAGATTGGTGAATTCTGTGGCAGGGAACCACCTGGCGTCATTGAAACCAACAGCAATGAGGTGGACATACTCTTCCTCACCGATGACTCAGGGTTCAGCCGTGGCTGGAAGATCCACTACACCTCAGAGA AAATGCGGTGCCCACAGCCTGTCCCACGGGATCAGTTTACCATCATCAGAGACCTGCAGCCCGTGTACCAATTTCAGGACTATGTTGTTGTCAGCTGCAAGACTGGGTATGAGCTGATGGAG GGTGACAAAAAGCTGGTGTCCTTCACGGCTGTCTGCCAGGCTGATGGCACATGGCATCAACCCATGCCCCGCTGTGAAG TTGTGAACTGTGGCAGCCCCAAAAACCTGACCAATGGTGCATTCAGCTACCTTAAGGAGCCTGCAAACAATGAGTACCAGTCGGTGATCTCATACCGGTGCAATGAGCCCTATTATCACATCGTCACCGGCACTGGCGGCG AAAGATTCACCTGTTCTTCTGAGGGAACCTGGCTGGATCAAGATGGCCAGAAGAGAATTCCATCCTGCTTGCCAG TGTGTGGGAAGCCAGTCCATCCCGTTGTTGAAGTCCAGCGGATCTTGGGTGGCaaatcagcagggagaggcaaTTTTCCTTGGCAGGCTCTGACCGGCATCAATGGACGAGGGGGTGGTGCCCTCCTGGGCGATCGCTGGATCCTGACTGCTGCCCACACCATCTTCCCCAAAGGAGGAGTACAGAATAAtgtgagcctggagcagctggcagatgAGGCTGACATTTTCCTCGGCCACACCAATGTAGACGAGCTCCACAAGATGGGTAACCACCCTGTCCGTAGGATCTTTGTCCACCCGGATTTCAACCCTAAAGATGAGCACAACTTCAACGGGGACAtagccctgctggagctgaaaAACCCAGTAACTCTGGGCCCTACACGGCTGCCCATCTGTCTCCCAGATGCCACCAACACCTCGTTCTACACACACGGGCACATGGGCTACGTGAGCGGCTTTGGTGTGGATAAAAACCGCATCTCGAGCAATTTGAAGTACGTGAGCCTACCAGCAGTGGCCCAAGAGAAGTGTCAGAGTTGGCTAGACAGTAATAACAACGGTATCCCTATGGTTTTCTCTGAGAACATGTTCTGTGCTGGCTTCCTCGAAGGGAAGAAGGATACCTGCCAGGGGGATAGTGGGAGCGTCTTCACGGTGCTAGACAGGGAAAGTGGTCGCTGGGTGGCTACCGGCATAGTTTCATGGGGAATCGGCTGTGGCACGGGCTACGGCTTCTACACCAAGATCCTCAACTATCTGGACTGGATCAATGGGATAGTAAAGGAGGACAGGCCCTAG